TAATTTTAAATTGTATGTAGGTAATGGCTTTATTTTGTTCTAAATACTGTTTTTCATAAAAGGTCTGGATCGCTGTTACCACTTCCGGAGCGCCTTCATTTTTGTATACATTGTGGTTCGCATAAATAACCTCATGTCCTTCTCCGTGAAGCAATCCTAACGTATAGCCGTGCATAAATTCGCTATCCGTTTTCAGGTTCATCAATCCGTCTTTTTTCAGTATTTTTTTATAACGCTGTAAAAACTCCGTATTGGTCATGCGGTGCTTGGTACGTTTGTATTTGATCTGCGGATCCGGAAACGTGATCCAGATCTCATCTACTTCATTTTTATCAAAAACATGTTCGATTAGCTCAATCTGCGTACGCAAAAAGGCCACATTGTGCAATTCGTTTGCTACAGCTGTTTTAGCTCCTCTCCAAAATCGTGCCCCTTTGATATCGATACCGATAAAATTTTTATCCGGGTAACGTTCTGCCAAACCTACAGAATATTCTCCTTTTCCGCAAC
This region of Flavobacterium inviolabile genomic DNA includes:
- the trmB gene encoding tRNA (guanosine(46)-N7)-methyltransferase TrmB; its protein translation is MGSKNKLKRFKENETFGNVFQPTREEVVTDSFPLKGKWNKEFFKNDNPLVLELGCGKGEYSVGLAERYPDKNFIGIDIKGARFWRGAKTAVANELHNVAFLRTQIELIEHVFDKNEVDEIWITFPDPQIKYKRTKHRMTNTEFLQRYKKILKKDGLMNLKTDSEFMHGYTLGLLHGEGHEVIYANHNVYKNEGAPEVVTAIQTFYEKQYLEQNKAITYIQFKIK